Proteins co-encoded in one Desulfitobacterium hafniense DCB-2 genomic window:
- the spo0A gene encoding sporulation transcription factor Spo0A yields MGRKIKIVVADDNRNLCQMLQDFLQSQDDLEVIGIAYNGVEAWDLIQSQEPDLVIIDLVMPSLDGLGVLERINGRTTASRPKVIMLTAFGQESLTHQAMILGVDYFILKPFDLEILGKRIRSLTQSAPSSSTPMTSAVNAVTNAGTSVNLGAEVTNMMHQIGIPAHVKGYQYIRDAILMVVEDVSLLGAVTKELYPAIAKKYDTAPSRVERGIRHAIELAWERGHTETLKRIFGYSMNIERQKPTNSEFVALLADKLRVMSKVS; encoded by the coding sequence ATGGGAAGAAAAATCAAAATTGTCGTCGCTGACGATAACCGTAATTTGTGCCAAATGTTACAGGATTTTCTCCAAAGTCAGGATGACCTCGAGGTGATAGGGATAGCGTACAATGGAGTCGAGGCTTGGGATCTGATTCAATCTCAGGAACCGGATCTTGTCATCATCGATTTGGTTATGCCGAGTCTGGACGGGTTAGGTGTTTTGGAAAGAATAAACGGACGGACGACGGCTTCACGGCCCAAGGTTATCATGCTTACCGCCTTTGGTCAGGAATCCTTAACCCATCAGGCCATGATACTTGGCGTAGATTATTTTATTCTGAAGCCTTTTGATCTGGAGATTCTGGGCAAGAGGATCCGTAGTCTGACCCAAAGCGCACCCTCCTCATCGACTCCGATGACTTCGGCAGTGAATGCTGTGACCAACGCAGGCACAAGTGTTAATTTAGGGGCAGAAGTGACGAATATGATGCATCAAATCGGCATTCCAGCTCATGTCAAGGGATACCAGTACATAAGAGATGCGATTCTCATGGTCGTCGAAGATGTGTCTTTATTGGGGGCGGTAACCAAGGAGCTCTATCCGGCCATTGCCAAGAAATATGATACTGCACCCAGCCGTGTGGAGCGAGGTATCCGGCATGCCATCGAATTGGCATGGGAGCGGGGACATACGGAGACGCTAAAACGCATTTTCGGATATTCTATGAATATTGAACGACAAAAACCAACCAATTCAGAATTTGTTGCCCTTCTTGCCGACAAATTGAGGGTTATGAGTAAAGTAAGTTAA
- a CDS encoding GNAT family N-acetyltransferase, which yields MASQFILRQAQVKDLERINAIYNWAVLNTVATFDLEERSLAAAEVWFGNHQDPYYPVYVVENQGQVTGWGSLSPFHPRAAYKQSGEFSIYIAPEWTGQSMGDALLKVLCQEAKKLGYHTLLGRITSTNEKSISLAKKHGFWEAGKYHEVGTKFGQCLDVMIMQIIF from the coding sequence ATGGCATCACAATTTATCCTGCGCCAAGCCCAAGTTAAGGATTTGGAACGAATCAATGCAATATATAATTGGGCTGTCCTCAACACGGTTGCAACCTTTGATCTGGAAGAGCGCTCCTTGGCGGCGGCAGAGGTCTGGTTTGGTAATCATCAAGACCCTTATTATCCTGTCTATGTGGTGGAAAACCAGGGACAGGTTACAGGGTGGGGCAGTCTGTCGCCTTTTCATCCCCGGGCGGCCTACAAACAAAGCGGAGAGTTTTCCATCTACATCGCTCCTGAGTGGACCGGTCAATCCATGGGAGATGCACTGCTGAAAGTTCTTTGTCAGGAGGCGAAAAAATTAGGCTACCATACTCTATTAGGCCGTATTACTTCGACCAATGAAAAGAGTATTTCCTTAGCTAAAAAGCATGGTTTTTGGGAAGCCGGGAAGTATCATGAAGTGGGGACGAAGTTTGGGCAATGTTTGGATGTCATGATCATGCAGATCATTTTTTAA
- a CDS encoding ferredoxin: MTASVDENCIGCGACASICPEIFRMNDEGLAEAYVNPVPSELEESAQEAADGCPTDAIHLD, translated from the coding sequence ATGACTGCATCAGTAGATGAAAATTGCATTGGTTGTGGTGCTTGTGCATCCATTTGCCCCGAAATATTTCGCATGAATGACGAGGGGCTTGCTGAAGCGTATGTAAACCCCGTTCCCAGTGAACTGGAGGAATCTGCCCAGGAAGCTGCGGATGGTTGCCCCACAGATGCCATCCACCTTGACTAA
- a CDS encoding DUF1858 domain-containing protein codes for MKFTLEMKLKDIMAANPKTVEAMQELGLHCLGCPFSVNETLLNAAQMHKLDPEKLLEAVNSVEQGEMSEAAKAKAQPKGAILQMDKKTFAIAPHIPAGVATPEILRKIADVAEKYNAAAIKVTSAQRIAIVGLKPEVIPAAWDDLGMDPGHAIGLCVRSVKVCPGMTFCKRGLQETLGIGMEVDKRYHGMSLPAKFKIGIAGCPNKCTDSMNVDLGIMGTSKGYHVYVGGNGGVKPRRGDLLLENLQSDQLIPVIDAVMEYFKENAKPQERLGRLIDRVGLEGLQEAAQDVVNA; via the coding sequence ATGAAATTTACATTAGAAATGAAACTCAAGGACATCATGGCCGCCAACCCTAAAACGGTTGAAGCAATGCAGGAATTAGGGTTGCATTGTCTGGGGTGTCCTTTTTCGGTAAATGAAACCCTGCTTAATGCTGCTCAAATGCACAAGCTCGACCCTGAAAAGCTTCTGGAGGCTGTTAATTCAGTGGAGCAAGGGGAGATGTCTGAAGCTGCCAAAGCTAAAGCTCAACCCAAGGGTGCCATTCTACAAATGGATAAAAAGACCTTCGCTATTGCCCCCCATATTCCGGCAGGGGTAGCTACCCCCGAAATATTGCGGAAAATTGCTGATGTAGCGGAAAAATACAATGCCGCCGCAATTAAGGTGACTTCCGCCCAACGGATTGCTATCGTTGGCTTGAAGCCGGAAGTTATCCCGGCTGCCTGGGATGATTTGGGGATGGATCCCGGACATGCTATAGGACTATGTGTCCGCAGTGTCAAAGTATGCCCTGGTATGACTTTCTGCAAGCGTGGTCTCCAGGAAACCCTGGGTATCGGAATGGAAGTGGATAAGCGCTACCATGGTATGTCCCTGCCTGCAAAGTTTAAAATCGGGATTGCCGGCTGCCCCAATAAATGTACGGATTCCATGAATGTGGATCTGGGAATCATGGGAACCAGCAAAGGATACCATGTCTATGTGGGCGGAAATGGCGGCGTCAAACCCCGCCGGGGAGATTTGCTTCTGGAGAATCTCCAATCCGATCAGCTCATTCCCGTCATTGATGCAGTGATGGAGTATTTTAAAGAGAATGCCAAGCCTCAGGAGCGCCTGGGCCGGCTTATTGATCGCGTAGGCCTGGAAGGGTTGCAAGAAGCTGCTCAAGACGTTGTGAATGCCTAA
- a CDS encoding recombinase → MDNQQVNWANVGLRMVQGLTTVIDAIRQLDAQEASLVMKLLGKTCMRTMKEGVGHQFGIALVETSAQLAMSEKLVVEDVLKIISSIIGRLYFTASSEEEKLLVAQLEDAVKNYQII, encoded by the coding sequence ATGGATAATCAACAAGTGAATTGGGCCAATGTGGGATTAAGAATGGTGCAGGGATTAACAACCGTTATTGATGCTATTCGGCAGCTCGACGCCCAAGAGGCTTCTTTAGTTATGAAACTGCTGGGAAAAACCTGTATGAGGACTATGAAAGAAGGGGTCGGTCATCAATTTGGGATCGCATTAGTAGAGACCAGTGCCCAATTAGCTATGAGTGAGAAACTCGTTGTTGAGGATGTCTTAAAAATCATCAGCTCCATTATCGGACGGCTTTATTTCACAGCCAGCAGCGAAGAGGAAAAATTACTGGTTGCTCAATTGGAAGACGCAGTGAAAAATTACCAAATTATTTGA
- the pssA gene encoding CDP-diacylglycerol--serine O-phosphatidyltransferase, with protein sequence MSGKPIKMDMIPSFFTLGNLFFGFLSLLWTMNGGYKMAAGFILLSVLMDSMDGKVARKLSVSSDFGKELDSLCDVVSFGVAPAILTYQLVLATHMGVWGMLLAAAFALCGAVRLARFNVLNISTHFLGVPITFAGGLMALMVLFYRNLPWLVFPVALAVLAVLMVSTFKVPKLGK encoded by the coding sequence GTGAGTGGCAAACCCATTAAGATGGATATGATTCCCAGTTTCTTTACCTTAGGGAATTTATTTTTTGGATTTCTGTCCTTGCTCTGGACGATGAATGGCGGATATAAAATGGCTGCCGGGTTTATTCTTTTATCTGTGCTTATGGATAGTATGGATGGCAAGGTAGCCCGTAAACTCTCCGTGAGTTCAGATTTCGGCAAAGAGCTGGATTCTTTATGCGATGTGGTCTCCTTTGGCGTGGCGCCGGCGATTTTAACCTATCAGCTCGTGCTGGCCACCCATATGGGAGTTTGGGGCATGCTTCTTGCTGCCGCTTTTGCTTTATGCGGAGCAGTCCGCTTGGCACGGTTTAATGTTCTCAATATCAGCACCCATTTTTTGGGCGTGCCGATTACCTTTGCCGGCGGGCTGATGGCCTTAATGGTCCTTTTTTACAGAAATCTGCCTTGGTTGGTTTTTCCTGTGGCTCTGGCAGTGTTGGCCGTTCTCATGGTCTCCACGTTCAAAGTTCCTAAGTTGGGGAAATAA
- a CDS encoding helicase C-terminal domain-containing protein, protein MIKGKIVVIDIETTGFDIYNDEIIEFAALCIEEGEEAEAFSVLISPRRQVPERILRLTGISPEELKQAGSLQAYRDKILDLFQDAIIVGHNVEFDLGFLEQALTIHFENTLWDTLEIARILYPNMPKYKLGDLTKSLGLTPLEKAHRALFDARAAWELLQACWEKGLTLDLGFYQRALALAGNARVAGFLRELEKTVKRKFPERLIRTDLVLYEQDLGLFEELEEEETFSEDVGWIESCFSSGGILENKLKSYESRLGQLQMAKAVGESLTGSTHIVIEAGTGTGKSYAYLIPGLWWSKKTGKKVVVATHTIPLQEQIFKKDLPLLAQVLPFSFRGALLKGKSNYICLKRWSFTLGVTAELAPGERLALLSVMVWLRETTTGDWQEVSQIPSLNKLWGSLNCEEESCIPGKCSHANRCYMLQSRKRAEEADLIIVNHSLLFSDIKTEKNILPEYHELIIDEAHHLHQAALEQLGNEISLEQISRVLNLLSRSMAGSFYGNVKARAQVWERLLSVALWERFRGYLEKLPEACDELYQQAEELFATFAQIVGNELSYRLTVHCHQESWWPTVAVQIENLLGRLKIITDLLKAMLNLLDAQDDEDSAALAHEISGRIRNLEEMRECFVLAQQVDQPTRVSWLEQSNRILLKTSPVDVSNLLKEKLFAPLDCAVLTSATISIANSFQHFLREIGLDESTPSLLVDSPFDYERQMQLLVVKDLVDVKHCDLFNTEEVALFISEVTERMQGRTLVLFTSHRFLREIHLPLSRYLGGSGIELLAQGIDGGRQAILEAFLNNSRSVLLGASSFWEGIDIPGDALSCVILVKLPFGPPNRPLIAARSEYLEAQGRNPFYEFLLPEAVLRFKQGFGRLIRSKSDRGLVILCDGRVIHKRYGRHFLSSLPVKTHIRTSRSQILDKIDLWFDEEYQKELLL, encoded by the coding sequence ATGATTAAAGGAAAAATAGTAGTTATTGATATTGAAACCACCGGATTTGATATCTATAACGATGAAATCATAGAATTTGCTGCCCTGTGCATTGAAGAGGGGGAGGAAGCGGAGGCTTTCAGCGTTTTAATCTCACCCCGGAGGCAAGTTCCGGAGCGGATTTTACGACTGACGGGTATCTCTCCGGAGGAACTAAAGCAAGCCGGTTCCCTTCAGGCTTATCGTGATAAAATTCTGGATCTCTTCCAGGATGCCATTATCGTGGGGCATAATGTGGAGTTTGATTTAGGGTTTCTCGAGCAGGCCTTAACTATTCATTTTGAAAACACTCTCTGGGATACATTGGAGATTGCCCGCATCCTTTACCCGAATATGCCCAAATACAAACTGGGCGACTTAACCAAGAGTCTCGGTTTGACGCCCCTGGAAAAGGCCCACCGGGCATTATTTGACGCCCGGGCCGCTTGGGAGCTGCTGCAAGCCTGCTGGGAAAAAGGGTTGACTTTGGATTTGGGTTTCTACCAAAGAGCCCTTGCCCTTGCCGGTAACGCACGGGTGGCCGGCTTTTTGCGGGAATTAGAGAAAACCGTCAAGCGAAAATTTCCTGAACGCCTGATTCGAACCGACCTAGTGCTTTATGAGCAGGATTTAGGCCTTTTTGAAGAGTTAGAGGAGGAAGAAACCTTCTCAGAAGACGTGGGATGGATTGAATCCTGCTTTTCTTCAGGGGGCATTCTGGAAAATAAACTTAAAAGTTATGAAAGCCGTCTTGGCCAGCTGCAGATGGCCAAAGCCGTGGGTGAGTCCTTGACAGGCTCGACTCATATCGTCATCGAGGCTGGAACGGGTACAGGGAAATCCTATGCCTATTTAATTCCCGGCCTGTGGTGGTCTAAAAAAACAGGCAAAAAAGTCGTGGTGGCTACGCATACCATTCCTTTACAGGAGCAGATTTTTAAAAAAGATCTTCCTCTGCTTGCTCAGGTCCTGCCCTTTTCTTTCCGTGGGGCCTTATTGAAAGGAAAATCAAATTATATATGCTTGAAAAGATGGTCTTTTACCCTGGGCGTCACTGCGGAATTAGCTCCAGGTGAACGGCTGGCGCTGCTCAGCGTTATGGTGTGGCTTAGGGAAACAACCACCGGGGATTGGCAGGAGGTCTCCCAAATTCCCAGCCTGAACAAGCTATGGGGGAGCCTGAATTGCGAGGAAGAGAGCTGCATCCCTGGAAAATGCTCTCACGCCAATCGCTGTTATATGCTGCAGTCCCGTAAACGCGCCGAAGAGGCCGACTTGATCATCGTTAATCACTCTCTCCTCTTTTCGGATATCAAAACAGAGAAGAATATCCTGCCCGAATACCATGAATTGATCATAGACGAGGCCCACCATCTCCATCAAGCGGCTTTGGAGCAATTAGGCAATGAGATCAGCCTGGAACAGATTTCCCGGGTCCTGAATTTGCTCAGCCGTTCTATGGCCGGCAGTTTCTACGGGAATGTCAAAGCAAGGGCTCAAGTCTGGGAACGCCTTCTTTCCGTGGCTCTTTGGGAACGTTTTCGCGGCTATCTTGAGAAACTACCGGAAGCCTGTGATGAACTCTATCAACAGGCTGAAGAACTTTTTGCCACCTTTGCCCAAATAGTGGGAAATGAACTTTCCTATCGCTTAACGGTTCACTGCCACCAGGAAAGCTGGTGGCCAACTGTCGCCGTGCAAATCGAAAATTTGTTAGGGCGGCTTAAGATCATAACGGATTTATTGAAAGCCATGCTTAATCTTCTGGATGCTCAGGATGATGAGGATTCGGCAGCTCTTGCCCATGAGATTTCAGGGCGAATACGGAATCTTGAAGAGATGCGAGAGTGTTTCGTTCTTGCTCAGCAAGTGGATCAGCCTACCCGGGTCAGTTGGCTGGAACAAAGCAATCGGATTCTGCTGAAAACCTCGCCGGTGGATGTGAGCAACCTTCTTAAGGAGAAACTGTTTGCACCCCTGGACTGCGCTGTTTTGACTTCCGCGACCATCAGCATTGCCAATTCCTTTCAGCACTTTTTGCGGGAAATTGGTTTAGATGAAAGTACGCCGTCTTTATTGGTGGATTCTCCTTTCGATTATGAGCGTCAGATGCAGCTTCTGGTCGTAAAGGACTTAGTGGATGTTAAGCATTGCGATTTGTTCAATACAGAGGAAGTGGCGCTTTTTATATCTGAGGTAACTGAGCGTATGCAGGGGAGAACCCTGGTGCTTTTTACCTCCCATCGCTTTTTACGGGAGATTCACTTGCCTTTAAGCCGCTACCTGGGAGGCTCAGGAATTGAACTGCTGGCTCAAGGTATAGACGGAGGACGTCAGGCCATTCTCGAAGCATTTCTCAACAACTCCAGGAGTGTTTTGTTGGGGGCCAGTAGTTTCTGGGAAGGTATTGATATCCCTGGAGATGCCTTGTCCTGTGTTATTCTCGTAAAATTACCTTTTGGCCCGCCTAATCGCCCGCTTATTGCAGCACGGTCGGAGTATCTTGAAGCACAAGGGAGAAATCCTTTCTACGAGTTTCTTCTTCCCGAGGCTGTACTTCGGTTTAAACAAGGCTTTGGCCGCTTAATCCGCTCTAAGTCGGATCGAGGGCTGGTGATTCTATGCGATGGCCGGGTCATTCATAAGCGCTATGGGAGACATTTCTTGAGTTCCCTGCCGGTCAAAACTCATATTCGAACCAGCAGGTCGCAAATTCTCGACAAAATTGATCTGTGGTTTGACGAGGAATATCAAAAGGAACTGCTTTTATAA
- a CDS encoding EscU/YscU/HrcU family type III secretion system export apparatus switch protein, which translates to MREKAAALAYDQSGAPKVVAKGTGEVARKIIEQAIEYGIPIQKDEVLVETLMRVEYGEEIPPQLYQVVAELLAFVYRLDKLANDRTKS; encoded by the coding sequence ATGAGAGAGAAAGCCGCTGCTCTGGCCTATGATCAAAGCGGTGCACCTAAAGTGGTTGCTAAAGGCACTGGAGAAGTTGCTCGCAAAATTATTGAACAAGCCATTGAATATGGAATCCCCATCCAAAAGGATGAGGTTCTTGTGGAAACCCTCATGAGAGTAGAATATGGGGAAGAAATTCCTCCACAACTCTACCAAGTTGTGGCTGAGCTTTTAGCGTTTGTTTACCGTCTGGATAAACTTGCCAACGATCGTACAAAGAGTTGA
- a CDS encoding metallophosphoesterase family protein: MKVMRIAVLSDTHLRGGQTLPKWVWEQCEVADLIIHAGDVGYPSLLSDLGQIAPLEAVQGNCDGWELAHLPHHKIITCGEIRIGVTHGAYGPGRSTPERALRTFDQDKVDLIIFGHSHIPYQGKQGEILLFNPGSPTDKRRQAQYSMGMIWIEGKIIKARHIYSSVR, translated from the coding sequence ATGAAGGTCATGAGAATAGCAGTTTTGTCTGATACCCATTTAAGGGGTGGCCAGACCTTGCCGAAGTGGGTATGGGAACAATGTGAGGTCGCCGACCTCATTATTCACGCCGGAGATGTGGGCTATCCAAGCCTTCTGAGCGATTTGGGGCAGATTGCTCCTTTGGAAGCAGTTCAGGGTAATTGTGATGGATGGGAGTTAGCACACTTACCCCACCACAAGATCATCACCTGTGGAGAGATTAGGATCGGAGTGACCCATGGCGCTTATGGGCCGGGGCGTTCGACTCCCGAGAGGGCTTTGCGGACCTTTGATCAGGATAAAGTGGATCTGATAATTTTTGGACACAGTCATATTCCTTACCAGGGAAAGCAAGGAGAGATCCTCTTGTTTAATCCTGGCTCGCCCACAGATAAACGAAGGCAGGCTCAGTATTCTATGGGGATGATTTGGATTGAGGGAAAAATTATCAAAGCCCGGCATATTTATTCTTCAGTCAGATGA
- a CDS encoding MFS transporter, with product MASLHKNNSLYRAFPALSHSPFRWFWGGQIISLIGTWTQNIGQAWLVLQLTNSPFLLGLVAAMQFVPTMLFSLQAGAWIDHLPKRKVLIATQTVMMILAFALAFLVGSGSLRYWMLLVMAFILGVTNTVDVPTRQSFIIELVGREHLANAIALNSAIFNGARLVGPAIAGVIMGIWGPMWCFLINGLSFIGVLAILIFVPAIPHQEKITPKKETLRKDILNGLSYIRKTPSILIVMMMMGFLSTIAMNFNVLVPVLAKIDLQAEALGYGLLMSALGLGALIGALTVAIRSAEGPQPRLLLVGAFGLGMFNVVVGLQNTYFFSAFFLAFLGWSMIVFSASANSLIQITVDSQYRGRVMSVYNLVFGGMIPIGSLYAGTLSDLWGARMTFIISGTITLLFMGGIVFWLRRYRKDEGHENSSFV from the coding sequence ATGGCAAGCTTACATAAGAATAATTCTTTATACCGGGCTTTTCCAGCACTCAGTCATTCCCCGTTTCGGTGGTTTTGGGGTGGACAGATTATTTCGCTTATTGGGACATGGACCCAAAATATCGGCCAGGCCTGGTTGGTCCTGCAGCTGACAAATTCGCCGTTTTTGCTCGGGTTGGTGGCCGCTATGCAGTTTGTACCGACCATGCTGTTCTCTCTGCAAGCCGGAGCTTGGATCGATCACTTGCCGAAACGCAAAGTATTGATTGCCACCCAGACTGTGATGATGATCCTAGCCTTTGCCTTAGCTTTTTTAGTAGGTTCGGGTTCCCTTCGCTATTGGATGCTTCTTGTGATGGCCTTCATTCTGGGTGTGACCAACACTGTAGATGTCCCCACCCGCCAATCCTTTATTATTGAATTGGTAGGAAGAGAGCATTTAGCCAATGCCATCGCCCTCAATTCGGCGATCTTTAATGGTGCCCGTTTAGTTGGCCCTGCCATAGCCGGAGTGATTATGGGAATCTGGGGACCCATGTGGTGTTTTTTGATTAATGGCTTGAGCTTTATTGGTGTTTTGGCAATTTTAATTTTTGTTCCGGCTATTCCTCATCAGGAAAAGATCACTCCTAAAAAAGAAACCTTGAGGAAAGATATCCTCAATGGTTTGAGCTATATAAGAAAAACTCCCTCCATTCTGATCGTCATGATGATGATGGGTTTTCTGAGCACTATCGCCATGAATTTTAATGTACTGGTCCCTGTTCTGGCCAAAATTGATTTGCAGGCAGAGGCCCTGGGCTATGGGCTTCTGATGAGCGCTTTGGGATTGGGCGCTCTGATCGGCGCTTTAACCGTGGCGATCAGAAGTGCAGAAGGCCCGCAACCTCGTTTGCTTTTGGTGGGAGCCTTTGGATTGGGAATGTTTAATGTGGTTGTAGGATTGCAGAACACCTATTTTTTTAGTGCCTTTTTCTTAGCTTTTCTTGGTTGGTCCATGATTGTTTTTTCAGCTTCAGCCAATTCATTGATCCAGATTACAGTGGACAGTCAATATCGGGGAAGAGTCATGAGTGTTTATAATCTGGTTTTTGGAGGTATGATTCCCATAGGAAGCCTTTACGCTGGGACATTATCCGATTTATGGGGAGCGAGGATGACCTTTATCATCAGTGGAACCATTACCTTACTGTTTATGGGTGGGATAGTTTTTTGGCTAAGGCGTTATCGAAAGGATGAAGGTCATGAGAATAGCAGTTTTGTCTGA
- a CDS encoding DMT family transporter — translation MNKFLSLPAVIAAISGITMAIQGTLNSQLYQKTSILAATLVVHIIGTVIALIAVMVARVPLLEYNWLSIPWYLYLGGVLSVVIVGLVALSIPKIGVCNATTAIIIGQVGAALIIDHLGLFGAERLAWNPWQLLGLLFFAAGAKLLFS, via the coding sequence ATGAACAAATTTTTATCGCTACCGGCCGTTATCGCCGCTATTTCCGGCATTACAATGGCCATTCAAGGCACTTTGAATTCTCAACTTTATCAAAAAACTTCGATTTTAGCCGCCACTTTGGTTGTACATATCATTGGAACCGTGATTGCACTGATTGCCGTAATGGTCGCCAGAGTCCCCCTCTTAGAGTATAATTGGTTATCTATTCCTTGGTATCTTTATCTTGGCGGAGTTCTTAGTGTAGTGATTGTCGGCTTGGTCGCCCTAAGCATTCCCAAGATTGGCGTATGCAATGCGACCACAGCGATCATCATCGGCCAGGTAGGAGCCGCACTCATCATCGATCATCTGGGGCTTTTCGGCGCCGAACGTCTCGCCTGGAATCCTTGGCAACTCCTTGGGTTATTGTTCTTTGCCGCCGGCGCAAAGCTCCTCTTTAGTTAA
- the uvrC gene encoding excinuclease ABC subunit UvrC yields the protein MHYRPSPTRIIPRCSNMEILREKLSLLPDKPGVYLMKDASGQIIYVGKAKVLKNRVRSYFTGSHNGKTQLMISLIADFETIITDSEVEALLLECNLIKKHNPKYNILLRDDKTYPFITITDEAHPRILVTRQVKKGAGKYYGPYPNATAAKEAARLLNRLFPFRKCRQIPNKPCLYYHLGQCLGPCQVDVPKEAYDKIRKEAAAFLKGDQGAILKALEKKMKEASENLEFERAKEYRDLMEDLKKVGEKQNITLNDFVDRDVVGYAYTQDQLCIQIFYLRQGKLLSRDNFIFPYYEEPEEAFVSFLAQFYTESSALPQEILLPPLDISVLTKLFPMVVPQKGQKRDLVQMAMENAQTTLHEQISIEIRNLTECTQALAEIGNALGIPSLRTIESFDISNIAGTHSVAGMIQFLDGKPNRSQYRKFKIQPMPNMDDTASMHQVIERRYARLQQENLPLPDLILVDGGKGQIHAALAALHSLNAAIPVAGMVKNDKHQTSALIDAMDRIHSLDRRSAGFRLLERIQNEVHRFAITFHRQQRAKSMTLSELDGIAGVGPKRRQQLLKFFKSIDSIRQATLEELQQSGLPAPAAAAVYQHFNSHKEENHDS from the coding sequence TTGCATTACCGGCCATCTCCGACTAGAATAATACCGAGGTGTTCAAATATGGAGATACTTCGGGAAAAACTTAGCTTACTGCCGGATAAACCGGGTGTCTATCTGATGAAAGATGCATCCGGCCAAATTATCTATGTAGGAAAAGCGAAGGTTCTCAAAAACAGAGTCCGCTCCTACTTTACGGGATCCCATAATGGCAAAACCCAGCTGATGATCAGCCTGATTGCGGATTTTGAAACGATAATTACCGATTCCGAGGTAGAGGCATTACTCCTAGAGTGCAATCTGATTAAAAAACATAACCCCAAATATAATATTTTATTGCGGGATGATAAAACTTATCCTTTTATAACCATTACCGATGAAGCACATCCGCGGATTCTCGTAACACGACAAGTCAAAAAAGGGGCGGGAAAATACTATGGTCCCTACCCTAATGCTACAGCGGCTAAAGAAGCGGCCCGACTGCTCAACCGCCTCTTCCCTTTTCGCAAATGCCGGCAGATCCCCAACAAACCCTGTCTCTATTACCATCTTGGGCAATGCTTAGGCCCCTGTCAGGTAGACGTCCCCAAAGAAGCCTATGACAAAATCCGTAAAGAAGCGGCCGCTTTCCTTAAAGGAGACCAGGGAGCCATTCTTAAAGCCCTGGAGAAAAAAATGAAAGAGGCCTCGGAAAATCTGGAATTCGAAAGAGCCAAAGAATACCGGGACCTGATGGAGGATCTCAAAAAAGTTGGGGAAAAGCAGAACATCACCTTAAACGACTTCGTCGATCGGGATGTGGTGGGCTATGCCTATACTCAAGATCAACTTTGTATTCAGATCTTTTATTTGCGCCAGGGCAAACTGCTCTCCCGGGATAATTTCATTTTCCCTTATTACGAGGAACCGGAAGAAGCTTTTGTCTCTTTTCTGGCTCAGTTCTACACAGAGAGTTCTGCTCTTCCTCAAGAAATCCTCCTCCCTCCCCTGGATATCAGTGTGTTAACAAAGCTCTTCCCCATGGTCGTGCCGCAAAAAGGTCAAAAGCGGGATCTGGTGCAAATGGCCATGGAAAATGCTCAAACCACTTTACACGAACAGATTTCCATCGAAATACGGAACTTGACGGAATGCACCCAAGCTTTGGCGGAAATCGGCAACGCCTTAGGCATCCCTTCCCTCCGTACCATCGAGTCCTTTGATATTTCCAATATTGCCGGTACCCATAGTGTAGCAGGAATGATTCAGTTTCTTGATGGCAAACCTAATCGTAGTCAGTATCGCAAATTCAAGATTCAACCCATGCCGAATATGGATGATACGGCCTCCATGCACCAGGTGATTGAGCGCCGTTATGCCCGACTCCAGCAAGAAAACCTGCCGCTCCCGGATCTGATCCTGGTGGATGGAGGCAAGGGACAGATCCATGCCGCCCTGGCTGCTCTCCACAGCTTAAACGCTGCGATTCCTGTTGCCGGCATGGTCAAAAACGACAAGCACCAGACTTCGGCGTTAATCGACGCTATGGACCGCATTCACTCCTTGGATCGCCGTTCCGCCGGTTTTCGCTTGCTGGAACGGATTCAAAACGAGGTCCATCGCTTCGCTATTACCTTTCATAGACAGCAAAGGGCTAAAAGCATGACCCTTTCTGAATTGGACGGCATAGCAGGGGTCGGTCCCAAGCGCAGACAACAGCTCCTTAAGTTTTTTAAATCCATAGATAGTATCCGCCAGGCCACCCTTGAGGAACTGCAGCAATCCGGCCTTCCTGCCCCGGCAGCTGCGGCGGTCTATCAACATTTCAACTCTCATAAGGAGGAAAACCATGATTCTTAA